Proteins encoded together in one Candidatus Acidiferrales bacterium window:
- the tmk gene encoding dTMP kinase has product MLIAFEGIDGSGKTTQAELLSKRLNGEGISNVILREPGGTPLGEGVRELLLHRSDLKVSPIAEFLLFSASRSQLTHEKILPALRGGKAVIIDRYFYSSIAYQGFGRGIPVSEIKTVNHFATQNVIPDVVFLFTLDLKTAFERMASSGRAADRMEKGESEFFHRVIDGFAYCAKEEPDKFVTVDGRESIDNLSEKIFQNVMNRIKRVKTNAP; this is encoded by the coding sequence ATGCTGATTGCATTTGAAGGGATCGACGGCAGCGGCAAGACGACACAGGCAGAACTTCTTTCGAAACGGCTTAATGGCGAAGGAATATCGAACGTAATTTTGCGCGAGCCCGGCGGGACTCCTCTTGGCGAAGGAGTTCGAGAATTACTCCTGCACCGGTCAGACTTAAAGGTAAGCCCGATTGCCGAGTTTCTGCTCTTCAGTGCAAGCAGGTCCCAGCTGACGCATGAAAAAATATTGCCGGCGCTTAGAGGCGGAAAGGCAGTGATCATAGATCGGTACTTTTATTCTTCGATCGCCTATCAAGGGTTCGGCAGAGGAATTCCGGTGTCTGAAATAAAGACCGTGAACCACTTTGCGACGCAAAACGTTATCCCAGATGTGGTTTTCCTTTTCACGCTGGACTTGAAAACTGCCTTCGAACGCATGGCTTCATCCGGCAGAGCTGCGGACAGAATGGAAAAAGGAGAAAGCGAGTTTTTTCACAGGGTCATTGACGGATTTGCTTATTGCGCAAAGGAAGAACCGGATAAGTTTGTCACCGTCGACGGAAGAGAATCGATTGACAATCTTTCTGAAAAGATATTTCAAAATGTAATGAACAGAATTAAAAGGGTTAAAACAAATGCGCCGTAA
- the icd gene encoding NADP-dependent isocitrate dehydrogenase: protein MTSYEKLSLPQRGEKIVYASGRLQVPDNPIIPFIEGDGTGPDIWRASKIVFDEAVKRAYGGKKEIEWLEIFAGEKANRIYGRQVWLPEDTLRAVNEYIVAIKGPLTTPVGGGIRSLNVALRQVLDLYVCLRPVRYFAGVPSPVKHPEKVDVVIFRENTEDIYAGIEYAAGTYEAQKVLDLLQREFPKDFEKIRFNTKEKADQFWRTVGANDFPSDVRVGIGIKPVSYSGSVRLIHSAISYAIRNKRESVTMVHKGNIMKFTEGAFRDWGYKAAKEYFGAVEIDGGPSCKIPEGKPGAGIIIKDSIADITLQQVLTRPEDFDVVATLNLNGDYLSDALAAQVGGIGIAPGANINYITGYAIFEATHGTAPKYANLNKVNPGSMILSGVMMLEYLGWNDAANLIVKGMEKAIQSKVVTYDFARLMDGAKETGTLEFGEAIVQNMR, encoded by the coding sequence ATGACTTCTTATGAAAAACTTTCGCTGCCGCAAAGAGGCGAAAAAATTGTCTACGCGAGCGGCAGGCTGCAAGTGCCGGATAATCCAATCATTCCTTTTATTGAAGGGGATGGTACAGGTCCGGATATATGGCGGGCAAGTAAGATAGTATTTGATGAAGCAGTGAAGAGAGCTTACGGTGGGAAAAAAGAAATCGAATGGTTGGAAATCTTCGCCGGCGAAAAGGCAAACAGGATTTATGGCAGGCAGGTTTGGTTGCCGGAAGACACACTCAGGGCAGTCAACGAATACATTGTCGCGATAAAAGGCCCACTTACTACGCCGGTCGGAGGTGGAATTCGTTCTTTGAATGTTGCACTCCGTCAAGTGCTCGATCTTTATGTCTGCTTGCGGCCTGTTAGATACTTCGCCGGTGTACCATCACCGGTAAAGCATCCTGAAAAAGTTGATGTGGTGATCTTCCGCGAAAACACTGAGGATATCTACGCGGGCATAGAATATGCGGCGGGAACGTACGAAGCACAAAAAGTCTTGGATCTTCTTCAGAGAGAATTTCCGAAGGATTTCGAAAAAATCCGGTTCAACACGAAAGAAAAGGCTGATCAATTCTGGCGAACCGTCGGCGCGAACGATTTTCCCAGCGATGTAAGAGTCGGCATCGGCATTAAGCCGGTAAGTTACAGCGGGAGCGTGCGACTGATTCACAGCGCGATTTCCTACGCGATCAGGAACAAGCGCGAATCAGTCACCATGGTGCATAAGGGGAACATCATGAAATTCACCGAAGGTGCATTTCGGGATTGGGGATATAAAGCGGCAAAAGAATATTTCGGTGCTGTCGAGATCGACGGCGGCCCATCATGTAAGATTCCTGAAGGAAAACCGGGTGCAGGGATCATCATTAAGGACAGTATTGCCGACATCACTCTGCAGCAGGTTCTTACGAGGCCAGAGGATTTTGACGTCGTAGCCACCTTGAATTTGAATGGAGATTATCTGAGTGACGCTCTCGCGGCACAGGTCGGCGGAATCGGCATCGCGCCGGGAGCAAACATAAACTACATAACAGGATACGCGATCTTTGAGGCGACCCATGGCACGGCACCCAAGTATGCAAACCTGAACAAGGTGAACCCGGGCTCCATGATATTGAGTGGTGTAATGATGCTCGAGTATCTGGGATGGAACGATGCTGCGAATTTGATAGTGAAGGGGATGGAGAAAGCGATACAATCGAAAGTGGTCACTTATGATTTCGCTCGACTGATGGATGGCGCGAAGGAAACTGGCACACTCGAGTTCGGAGAAGCGATAGTGCAAAATATGAGATAG
- a CDS encoding sigma 54-interacting transcriptional regulator: protein MKEKIAVIDDHADSLEILREALSPTYEVETFSDPVEALNKIKTGSFSSVVTDVMMPKLNGVELMKKIIEISPNLPVILITAFGTLDEAANTIKSGAFDYLSKPLNLNEIRLVVSNAVSHFKAAAVTSKIEGEHVKEVNVSNVVGKSEKMLRVFKVIGRAAPTNSSILIEGESGTGKEVVARSIHLNSPRAGKPFIPISVAAIPEQLLEAELFGHEKGAFTG, encoded by the coding sequence GTGAAAGAAAAAATTGCTGTAATAGACGATCATGCGGACTCGCTCGAGATTCTTCGTGAAGCCTTATCGCCGACTTATGAGGTGGAAACATTCTCTGATCCGGTAGAAGCCTTGAACAAAATAAAAACCGGATCGTTTTCCAGCGTCGTTACCGATGTGATGATGCCAAAGTTGAACGGCGTCGAATTAATGAAGAAAATAATTGAAATCTCGCCTAACCTGCCTGTAATCTTAATCACCGCGTTCGGCACTCTTGACGAGGCCGCAAACACGATCAAATCCGGAGCATTCGATTACCTGAGCAAGCCGCTGAATCTCAATGAGATAAGGCTCGTCGTATCAAACGCTGTTTCGCATTTCAAAGCAGCGGCGGTAACATCAAAAATTGAAGGCGAGCATGTAAAAGAGGTAAACGTTTCGAATGTCGTTGGGAAGAGCGAAAAAATGCTCCGGGTATTTAAAGTAATCGGGCGTGCGGCCCCGACCAACTCGAGCATCCTGATCGAAGGAGAAAGCGGAACTGGAAAGGAAGTTGTCGCACGATCTATACATTTGAACAGCCCTCGAGCCGGCAAACCGTTTATCCCGATCAGCGTCGCAGCCATACCCGAACAACTTCTCGAAGCTGAACTCTTTGGACACGAGAAAGGTGCATTCACCGGT
- a CDS encoding citrate synthase, with amino-acid sequence MSETISATKPSAAFSKGLDGIVAGQSKICFIDGLKGELVYSGINIDELATNATFEEVVYLLWYGRLPRKDELSKLQKELAANRSLPSQVIEFLRGVPKTADPMDVLRTAVSYLGIFDEEAKDNSPEANLRKSIRLVAKMPTIVANFHTFRKTGDYSKPDGSLGHSANFLYMLNGVPPGDTSTKTMDCALVLQADHEFNASTFSARVTVATLSDIYSGVTSAIGTLKGPLHGGANEEVMKMLLEIKTMDNVEKYLQSLLAGKKKVPGFGHRVYRVEDPRAKHLKKFSKQLAETIDNLKWFEMSEKIEAIMKKEKSLVPNVDFYSASTYYYLGIPIDLYTPIFAISRVSGWTAHIMEQYSDNRLIRPLSDYVGKRDQHFVPISQR; translated from the coding sequence ATGTCTGAAACCATCAGCGCAACCAAACCGTCGGCTGCATTCTCAAAAGGTCTGGATGGAATCGTGGCCGGCCAATCCAAGATTTGCTTCATCGATGGACTGAAGGGCGAACTTGTTTATAGCGGGATAAACATAGACGAGCTTGCGACGAACGCAACTTTCGAAGAGGTAGTTTACCTTTTATGGTACGGTCGGCTTCCCAGAAAGGATGAACTAAGTAAACTCCAAAAGGAACTTGCGGCGAACAGGAGCCTGCCGAGCCAGGTCATTGAGTTCTTGAGAGGTGTCCCGAAAACTGCCGATCCGATGGATGTGCTTCGAACGGCGGTTTCGTATTTGGGTATTTTTGACGAAGAGGCAAAGGATAATTCACCCGAGGCTAACCTGCGAAAGTCGATCAGGCTTGTTGCGAAGATGCCCACCATTGTGGCTAACTTCCACACGTTTCGGAAAACAGGTGACTATTCGAAGCCGGATGGTTCGCTTGGGCATTCCGCGAATTTTCTTTATATGTTGAACGGTGTACCACCCGGCGACACCTCGACAAAAACTATGGATTGCGCCCTGGTCCTTCAAGCCGATCACGAGTTTAATGCCTCTACGTTTTCCGCAAGAGTGACGGTGGCTACTCTGTCCGATATTTATTCTGGTGTTACTTCTGCAATCGGAACTCTAAAAGGACCTCTCCATGGCGGCGCAAACGAAGAAGTCATGAAGATGCTTCTTGAAATCAAGACAATGGACAACGTAGAAAAATATTTGCAGAGTCTGCTGGCGGGCAAAAAGAAAGTGCCGGGTTTTGGGCACCGGGTTTACAGGGTCGAAGATCCCCGTGCAAAACATTTGAAGAAATTTTCAAAGCAGCTGGCCGAGACGATTGATAATCTAAAATGGTTCGAAATGTCGGAGAAGATCGAAGCAATAATGAAAAAGGAGAAGAGTTTGGTGCCGAACGTGGATTTCTATTCAGCATCAACCTATTATTATCTCGGTATCCCTATCGATCTTTACACTCCCATCTTTGCGATAAGCCGAGTCTCAGGTTGGACTGCTCATATTATGGAACAATATTCGGATAATCGCCTTATAAGGCCGTTGTCAGACTATGTTGGAAAACGTGATCAACACTTTGTGCCGATCAGCCAGAGATGA
- a CDS encoding ATP-binding protein — protein MKFRSPVLSLRTRSAAVVGLILFAAGILITYFNSVTAQRMELRDSQTDAELMAAEFNLTSSSSQEADIQTLMTNANLALRLNHDVQSVGFYRKVGPDSVSLVALVGRDLSDGEVDYAKSGLKKDMSSSFVILDYSLYYYSKLFQSDNKVWGYALIKISLEDVRQIVLRNWITGVGITSVVSFVSSILLLFAIRLTFLRPFGDLANAMREAAAGKMDTRLSITSGTEFRDLSSIFNRMMNELQKAHEIIRSEVKQREDYNLRLQNEISIAIDALHEKSSEIISLQEKLRTFESQAALGKIASKLAHELGSPLNAIYTSVQLLMENELPQDEKKKLTVIERQVESMIGIINSLLQARKIAMPAKQDVVVSDLVEETRIVMEPRLKGKPIELNIKIENRHTMINADHVQVQQVLINLLNNSIESIETKNKSASPGRIELDVHEDLDFRMSDSGYPNIRFDVSDNGCGVPQEIVPQLFNDFIDSKKPNGNGIGLVICKEIVDKHGGKIFLSRNSKTGSAFSVILPTVKIKNVTA, from the coding sequence GTGAAATTTAGATCGCCTGTCCTGTCACTGCGAACACGGAGTGCCGCGGTGGTCGGGCTTATTTTGTTTGCTGCAGGAATCCTGATCACCTACTTTAACTCTGTCACTGCTCAGAGAATGGAACTTCGCGACTCCCAGACCGATGCGGAGCTGATGGCCGCGGAATTCAACTTAACTTCGAGCTCCTCTCAAGAGGCGGATATCCAGACTCTCATGACAAATGCAAATTTAGCTCTCAGACTAAATCACGATGTGCAATCTGTAGGGTTCTACAGAAAAGTAGGCCCCGATTCGGTCTCTTTGGTCGCTTTGGTCGGGAGAGACTTGTCTGACGGCGAGGTCGACTATGCAAAGTCAGGTCTAAAAAAGGATATGTCCTCGTCCTTTGTGATTTTGGATTATTCACTTTACTACTATTCGAAACTCTTTCAAAGTGACAACAAGGTTTGGGGATATGCCCTCATCAAAATATCATTGGAAGATGTGCGCCAAATTGTTCTGCGAAACTGGATAACCGGAGTCGGGATTACATCGGTCGTCAGCTTTGTATCGTCTATACTTCTTCTTTTTGCAATTCGATTGACTTTCTTGCGTCCCTTTGGTGATCTTGCAAACGCTATGCGCGAGGCTGCCGCAGGCAAGATGGATACTCGATTATCTATAACTTCCGGCACCGAGTTTAGAGACCTCTCCTCGATTTTCAACCGGATGATGAACGAATTGCAGAAGGCTCACGAGATCATAAGATCAGAAGTCAAACAACGCGAGGATTACAATTTGCGTCTTCAAAACGAGATCTCGATTGCGATCGACGCCTTGCATGAAAAAAGCAGCGAGATCATCTCTTTACAGGAAAAACTTCGGACATTTGAATCGCAGGCCGCGCTTGGAAAAATCGCTTCCAAATTGGCACACGAACTAGGGAGCCCGCTGAATGCGATATACACTTCTGTTCAATTACTCATGGAAAACGAGCTTCCCCAAGATGAGAAGAAGAAATTGACCGTCATCGAGCGGCAGGTCGAATCCATGATTGGTATCATTAACAGTCTTCTGCAGGCGCGTAAGATAGCGATGCCCGCGAAGCAGGATGTCGTCGTAAGTGACCTCGTCGAGGAAACGAGGATTGTCATGGAGCCGCGATTAAAGGGAAAACCGATCGAATTAAATATCAAGATTGAGAACCGGCACACAATGATTAATGCCGATCATGTGCAGGTGCAGCAGGTGCTGATAAACCTCCTGAATAACTCAATCGAATCAATAGAGACAAAAAACAAATCGGCCTCACCAGGCCGGATAGAGCTTGATGTACACGAGGATTTAGATTTCAGAATGTCTGATTCAGGGTACCCGAATATTCGCTTCGATGTCTCAGACAATGGCTGTGGCGTTCCACAGGAAATTGTTCCTCAGCTTTTCAACGACTTCATTGACAGCAAGAAACCTAACGGAAACGGGATCGGTCTTGTCATCTGTAAGGAGATCGTGGATAAACACGGCGGAAAGATATTTTTATCGCGAAATTCAAAGACTGGTTCTGCATTCTCGGTGATATTGCCAACCGTGAAGATAAAAAATGTGACAGCATAG
- a CDS encoding Lrp/AsnC family transcriptional regulator, whose protein sequence is MIALADKKLDPIDHRILEILQKNARTRLNEMAQQLGLTIPTISERIQKLEDRGFIKGYTAILDAKRLGKDITAFITVSIDSSKHYQMFMERARETEEILECHSVTGEGSHLLKVRAENTNSLEKLLSRIQSWPGVLSTKTSVVLSTIKESTILKTQNN, encoded by the coding sequence ATGATAGCACTAGCCGACAAGAAGCTTGATCCCATCGATCACAGGATCTTGGAAATCTTACAGAAGAATGCTCGCACCAGGCTCAACGAAATGGCTCAGCAGCTTGGTCTTACTATTCCAACTATCTCCGAGCGTATCCAAAAGCTGGAAGATCGCGGGTTCATAAAAGGATACACTGCCATATTGGACGCCAAGCGATTGGGTAAGGACATCACGGCGTTCATAACTGTCTCGATCGACTCCAGCAAACATTACCAGATGTTCATGGAGCGCGCGCGCGAAACTGAAGAGATACTCGAGTGCCATTCGGTGACAGGCGAGGGGTCACATCTTTTGAAAGTTCGAGCTGAAAATACTAATTCACTCGAGAAACTCTTATCAAGAATCCAGTCATGGCCGGGAGTGTTGAGCACCAAGACGAGCGTCGTGTTATCCACTATCAAAGAATCAACTATTTTAAAAACACAAAACAACTAA
- the uvrA gene encoding excinuclease ABC subunit UvrA → MAQSEIRETLSENEIVLEGVRTHNLKNLVVRIPKGKITVVTGPSGSGKSSLAFDTIYAEGQRRYIESLSAYVRQFLERMERPDVDSIRGISPTVAIEQRRLSRNPRSTIATMTEIYDYLRLLYGRAGTVVCLNCRIPVIKFTPQSILNFINNRLKNRRLYIFFDFKNNDYRRNVQELKRRGFYRFAELEKPGEVIDANTASFAPLGDFLVLADRVVAHDSDERITEACEQGFLNGAGSIYVYDVDAREVHKFSSRLECSNCGRSYLEPEPRLFSFNNPYGACPECQGFGTVIGYDWNKAVANPFLSVLEGGISLVSAPAFDIYRRSLLKAASKGKIRLDIPINKLTEDEFNFLIKGDKEFIGLYGFVKNLEKKSRSFSVRYFLDKYRGYVVCHSCNGGRLRPEAAAVQIDGKNLPGVVAMTVDRARKFFELVQLEGEHAVIAAQVLDEIRKRIGYLYEIGLGYLTLDRLSSTLSGGEAQRVNLSTSLASTLVATTYILDEPSIGLHPRDMDRLVSILKNLRSYQNTVIVVEHDAEMMRNADHVIDLGPGSGALGGEIMYEGPFAGLLKSKTSITGKYLRGEKEIPLPKRRKPVDKFIHVRGANLHNLVNVDVDIPLYSFVCITGVSGSGKSTLVYDILYDALKEEFSTDHFRNSSENVKLSSNSAKEIVFDYFPQSVELVDQSAVGRISRSNVATYSGAFDPVREIFARTPLARERGLNASYFSFNVDWGGRCEACNGEGVQVVEMQFLADVSLECEVCRGKRYGSEALEIKYKGKSIADILDLTVAEAKEFFSESTSPGKDNKDVLKRLTLLDRVGLSYLKLGQRLSTLSGGEAQRLKISSYLSPYAVNKDSLGKYIAGSSGSEVLFILDEPTTGLHFEEIAKLLEVLFDLRNHGNSIIVVEHNLDVIKCADYVIDLGPEAGEAGGKVVAAGTPEEIIGVKESRTGPVLRKVIGK, encoded by the coding sequence ATGGCGCAGAGTGAAATAAGAGAAACCTTGTCGGAAAATGAAATCGTACTAGAAGGGGTGCGCACGCATAACCTAAAGAACCTTGTGGTGCGAATCCCCAAAGGAAAAATTACTGTCGTGACAGGGCCGTCAGGGAGCGGTAAATCAAGTTTGGCATTTGATACCATTTACGCTGAAGGGCAAAGAAGATATATCGAAAGCCTTTCGGCTTACGTGAGACAGTTTCTCGAGCGAATGGAAAGACCCGATGTCGACAGCATACGCGGGATTTCCCCGACGGTCGCCATCGAACAAAGACGCTTAAGCAGAAATCCTCGCTCTACAATAGCCACCATGACTGAGATCTATGATTATCTGCGTCTGCTTTACGGAAGGGCCGGAACAGTAGTCTGTCTCAATTGCAGAATTCCTGTTATTAAGTTCACCCCTCAGTCGATCTTGAATTTCATAAATAATCGCCTGAAAAATAGGAGGTTATATATTTTTTTTGATTTCAAAAATAATGATTACAGGAGAAACGTTCAGGAGCTGAAGAGGCGCGGCTTCTACAGATTTGCTGAACTAGAAAAACCAGGCGAAGTTATCGACGCGAACACGGCTTCGTTCGCGCCTCTTGGTGATTTTCTTGTCCTCGCGGATAGAGTTGTTGCCCATGATAGCGACGAAAGGATCACGGAAGCGTGTGAACAGGGATTCTTAAATGGTGCGGGAAGCATTTACGTCTACGATGTCGATGCACGGGAGGTTCATAAGTTCTCCAGCAGGCTCGAGTGCTCAAACTGCGGCAGATCATACCTTGAACCGGAGCCTCGATTGTTTTCCTTTAATAATCCCTATGGGGCATGTCCGGAATGTCAGGGTTTTGGCACCGTCATAGGTTACGACTGGAACAAGGCTGTGGCAAACCCTTTCTTGAGTGTCCTTGAGGGAGGCATAAGTTTGGTGTCGGCACCTGCCTTTGATATCTACAGACGGTCGCTTTTGAAAGCAGCAAGCAAAGGGAAGATTAGACTGGACATTCCTATTAACAAACTCACTGAAGATGAATTTAACTTTTTGATCAAGGGAGACAAAGAATTCATCGGTTTATACGGCTTCGTGAAAAACCTGGAGAAGAAATCTCGTTCGTTCTCGGTCAGATACTTTCTCGATAAATATCGTGGATACGTGGTTTGCCATTCGTGCAATGGCGGACGGCTTCGACCGGAGGCAGCTGCCGTTCAAATCGACGGGAAAAATCTTCCCGGAGTTGTCGCAATGACAGTGGATCGTGCACGTAAGTTTTTTGAATTGGTTCAACTCGAAGGGGAGCATGCCGTGATTGCCGCGCAAGTGCTTGACGAGATTCGAAAGAGGATTGGTTATTTATATGAAATCGGTCTGGGATATTTGACGCTCGACAGGTTATCGTCCACTTTATCGGGCGGCGAAGCGCAGCGCGTAAATTTATCGACGAGTCTTGCATCCACTTTGGTGGCAACGACATATATTCTCGACGAACCGAGCATAGGCTTGCACCCCCGCGATATGGATCGGCTGGTTTCCATTTTGAAGAATCTCAGGTCTTATCAAAATACCGTGATTGTTGTGGAACATGATGCCGAGATGATGAGAAACGCGGACCATGTCATCGATCTTGGACCGGGCTCGGGGGCGCTTGGAGGGGAGATTATGTACGAAGGGCCTTTTGCCGGGCTTCTCAAATCCAAAACCTCGATAACCGGAAAATACCTGCGCGGCGAAAAGGAAATTCCTTTGCCAAAGAGAAGAAAACCTGTCGACAAGTTCATTCATGTTCGTGGTGCAAACCTTCATAATCTCGTTAATGTTGATGTCGATATTCCGCTGTATTCCTTTGTTTGTATAACCGGCGTCAGCGGATCTGGGAAGAGCACACTCGTTTACGACATCCTTTATGATGCGCTGAAGGAAGAATTCTCAACAGACCACTTTCGCAATTCTTCCGAAAACGTCAAGCTATCTTCTAATAGTGCTAAGGAGATTGTGTTCGATTATTTCCCTCAGTCCGTCGAGCTTGTCGATCAGAGTGCGGTCGGGAGAATATCGAGATCGAATGTGGCAACTTATAGCGGTGCGTTCGATCCGGTTCGCGAAATTTTTGCGAGGACGCCGCTAGCGAGGGAAAGAGGATTAAATGCGAGCTACTTTTCTTTCAATGTTGATTGGGGCGGAAGGTGCGAGGCCTGCAACGGCGAAGGCGTGCAGGTGGTTGAGATGCAGTTCCTCGCGGACGTTTCCCTCGAATGCGAAGTATGCCGGGGCAAAAGGTATGGTTCGGAAGCATTGGAAATAAAATATAAAGGGAAGAGTATTGCCGACATTCTTGATCTCACCGTGGCTGAGGCTAAAGAATTCTTTTCTGAGTCGACCTCTCCGGGAAAAGATAACAAGGATGTCCTCAAACGTCTAACGCTGCTTGACCGCGTCGGATTAAGCTATCTGAAATTAGGTCAGAGATTGTCAACGTTATCCGGCGGGGAGGCACAGCGTCTGAAGATTTCAAGTTATCTTTCTCCCTACGCTGTGAACAAAGACTCCTTGGGGAAATACATAGCCGGGAGCAGCGGGAGTGAGGTGCTCTTTATCCTCGATGAACCGACAACTGGATTGCACTTCGAGGAGATTGCAAAGCTGCTCGAAGTCTTGTTTGATCTGCGCAATCATGGGAACAGTATCATCGTTGTCGAACACAACTTAGATGTCATCAAGTGTGCCGATTACGTTATCGACTTAGGACCGGAAGCAGGCGAAGCTGGAGGAAAAGTAGTTGCTGCAGGAACACCTGAAGAAATAATTGGGGTCAAAGAATCAAGGACGGGACCTGTGTTAAGAAAGGTGATAGGAAAATGA
- a CDS encoding S41 family peptidase, with translation MRRKVFFVTLVLFLGTSIGFVAVKNSDTFYEVKQSIDLFGNVYKDVIENYVDPVSPGQFMRKGIDAMLSSLDPYTVYMDKQNSGEIDLLTTGKYGGIGVTIGTANGKVIITGVFDGYSAQRQGLRIGDQILMIDTSDVNKIKIDEVSDMVRGEPGSQLKLRIKREGEEKPFDVVLVRSEIRLKSVSYYGVVDSNIGFIKLDQFSRGSDEEVKNALTDLMARASLKGLILDLRNNPGGLLESAVNIVELFVPKGSLIVMTKGRDPSSDKKYTSDQDPIAPDIPMVVLVNGNSASASEIVTGALQDLDRAVIIGTNTFGKGLVQTILPLGYDAQLKMTTARYYTPSGRCIQKIDYERRRDGEDAVTPDSLRKEFKTLDGRPVYELGGISPDSTVTGLENSDYVQQLMRGGYFFNFATQFRAEHDSISQDFTARPEVLNSFKRFIEKNKFTYASSLDQAVGDARKLASTSNYDESIYKDLSSIADRVKSDEEGLFNKSSKEISEYLTAEIIGRFRGDAAQTEAALHYDHQTRVAESIIENTSTYRRILSLDY, from the coding sequence ATGCGCCGTAAAGTTTTCTTTGTTACGCTAGTTTTGTTTCTTGGAACAAGCATAGGGTTTGTTGCTGTCAAGAACAGTGATACCTTCTACGAGGTCAAACAGAGTATCGATCTGTTCGGAAATGTGTATAAGGACGTCATCGAAAATTACGTCGACCCTGTTTCGCCGGGTCAGTTCATGCGGAAAGGAATCGACGCGATGCTCTCGTCGCTTGATCCCTATACTGTTTACATGGATAAGCAAAACAGCGGCGAGATTGATTTGCTCACGACAGGCAAATACGGCGGGATCGGGGTGACGATCGGAACCGCCAACGGCAAAGTGATAATAACCGGCGTCTTTGATGGCTACAGCGCACAGAGACAGGGATTAAGGATCGGCGACCAGATACTCATGATAGATACGTCCGATGTGAACAAAATCAAAATCGATGAAGTCAGCGACATGGTACGAGGGGAACCCGGTTCCCAGCTCAAGCTGAGAATAAAAAGGGAAGGTGAGGAGAAGCCTTTTGATGTGGTTCTCGTGAGATCGGAAATCAGGTTGAAATCTGTGTCGTACTACGGTGTAGTCGATTCCAATATCGGATTCATAAAGCTGGATCAATTTTCACGGGGATCCGATGAAGAAGTAAAAAATGCTTTGACGGATTTGATGGCACGGGCTAGCCTTAAGGGTTTGATTCTGGATTTGAGAAACAACCCGGGAGGACTGTTGGAATCTGCAGTAAATATCGTCGAGCTTTTTGTCCCTAAAGGAAGTTTGATCGTAATGACCAAGGGGAGGGATCCTTCTTCCGACAAGAAATATACGTCAGATCAGGATCCGATAGCTCCGGATATTCCGATGGTAGTCTTGGTGAACGGAAACAGTGCGAGTGCCAGCGAAATAGTAACCGGGGCTCTGCAGGATTTGGACAGGGCGGTAATTATCGGGACGAATACATTCGGAAAGGGATTGGTACAGACAATTCTTCCGCTGGGATACGATGCGCAGCTAAAGATGACGACCGCAAGATATTATACGCCGAGCGGCAGATGCATTCAAAAAATAGATTACGAACGGCGCCGCGACGGGGAAGATGCCGTCACCCCGGACAGCCTTAGGAAAGAATTTAAAACGCTGGATGGTCGTCCGGTGTACGAATTAGGCGGGATTTCTCCCGACAGCACGGTGACCGGACTGGAGAATTCCGACTACGTTCAACAGCTCATGCGCGGCGGTTACTTTTTTAACTTCGCGACACAATTTCGCGCGGAGCATGATTCGATTTCACAGGATTTCACCGCCCGGCCCGAAGTGTTGAACAGTTTCAAACGCTTTATCGAGAAGAATAAATTCACGTATGCCTCCTCTCTTGATCAGGCTGTGGGGGATGCGCGCAAATTGGCGTCTACTTCCAACTACGATGAGTCGATATACAAGGACTTGTCTTCAATTGCAGATAGAGTAAAGAGCGATGAAGAGGGATTATTCAACAAGAGTTCCAAGGAGATTTCAGAATATTTGACCGCCGAAATTATCGGCAGATTCAGGGGGGACGCGGCGCAAACTGAAGCTGCTCTTCATTACGACCATCAGACTAGAGTTGCCGAGTCGATCATAGAAAATACTTCAACTTACAGAAGAATTCTTTCCCTGGATTATTGA